In the genome of Gemmatimonadales bacterium, the window GCCATGCCGGCTGCCGCGCCAGCAGCCGCGGAAAGGCCGAGCGCACCGGCCCCGATCCGTGCCGCGCCCGCCTGAAGGAATCGCCGGCGGTTCACCGTGCCTCCCCTGCCAATGCCACCTCGTAGCCCGCCTGCACCGGCGCACGCCGAGGCCGCGCCTGGATCGTCGGTCCGCCGCCCGGCCACATGGTCACGATGCCGCCGAACGCCAGCACGAATCCGCCGAACCATACCCACCAGACCAGCGGATTCACGTTGAACCGGTACACGGCCTCTTCGCTGCCGTTCACCGACCCGGCGAACACGACGTAAAGGTCCTCCCTCAAGCCGCTCCGGATGCCGACCTCGGTGGAGGGCTCGAAGGTGGGCCGCTTGAGGCCGTCCACGTACTGCCGCTTTTCCGAGGTGATGAGCCCGATGCGCTTCCCGTCCCGCGAGACCTCGACCGTGGCGGCGCTCACCACCCGATTGAGCGCCTCGTACTGCGAGACACCCATGTGGGTGAACCGGTAGGTGTAGCCGAACGGGCTCCGGACGTCGACCGACTGCCCCGGCTTGAGCGTCGCTTCGCGCTCCTGCTTGAACGCCATGCCCGCAAAGGCGACGAAATAAATGAGTATGCCGACGTGCACGATGTACCCGCCGTACCGCCGGCGGTTGCGCCCGATGAGCCGGACGAGCGCCACCGGCGCCGCCTCCGCGTGGATGCGCACCCGCGCGCGCACGCCGCGCCAGAACTCCTGCACCACCGTGCCCGCCACGAAACCGGCGAGTGCGAGCGCGATGAGCGGATACGGATCGCGCATCCCGGCGGCGAGGAACGCCGCGAGCGTCGCGAGGCCGGCGAGTCCGGGCGCGACGAACTGGCGCCTCAGGTTATTGAGCGACGCCTTGCGCCAGGCGATGAGCGGCCCGACGCCCGTGAGCGCCAGCAGCAGCAGCCCGAGCGGCACGTTCACCCGATTGAAGAAGGGCGCCCCGACCGTGATCTTGGTGCCGCGCACCGCCTCCGAGAGGATCGGGAAGAGCGTCCCCCAGAGCACCGAGAACGCGATGCCCACGAGCAGCAGGTTGTTGAACAGGAACGCCGCCTCGCGGCTCACCACCGAGTCGAGCTGGACCTCGGCCTCGAGCAGGGGCCAGCGGGTGTAGAGCAGCGTGAACGAGAGGACCGCGGCCGCCACCAGGAACGCGAGGAAGAAGTACCCCACGTTCGACTGGGTGAAGCTGTGCACGCTCGAGATCACGCCGGAACGCGTGATGAAGGTGCCGAACACGCTGAGCAGGAACGTCCCGATGATGAGCCCCAGGTTCCAGCGCTTCAGCATGCCGCGCTTTTCCTGGATCATCACGGAGTGGAGGAACGCCGTCATGGTGAGCCACGGCAGCAGGCTCGCGTTCTCCACCGGGTCCCAGGCCCAGTAGCCGCCCCAGCCCAGCTCGACGTACGCCCACCACATGCCGAGGGTGATGCCGATCGAGAGAAAGAGCCAGGAGACGAGCGTCCACTTGCGGATCGCGTGCAGCCAGCCGGTGTCGAGCCGCCGCGAGAGCAGCGCGGCCACGGCAAAGGCGAACGGAATGGTGATGCTGATGTAGCCGAGGTAGAGCATCGGCGGGTGGATCACCATGCCGACGTTCTGGAGCTGCGGGTTGAGCCCGCGGCCGTCCGCCGGCGTGAACGCGAGCCGCGCGAACGGATTGGCCGCGAAGATCATCACGCTCACGAAGAACGCCACCACCGACGAGGTGACCCCGGCCACGTACGGCAGCAGGTCCGCGTAGCGGCGCGAGGTGAGGAACTGCGCGGCGCTCGCGAAGATCGAGAGCACCACGGCCCAGAAGAGCAGCGAGCCCTTCTGCCCTGCCCAGAACGCGGAGACGATGTAGTACGGCGGCAGGTTGCGCGAGGTGTACGACGCCACGTACTCGATGTTGAAGTCGTGGCTGATGAGCCCCTTCCAGAGCGATACCGAGGCCACGAGCAGGCAGAGGAGCACGGCATACACCGAGCGGGTGACCGCGCGGGCCAGCTCGGGCCGGTCGCGCCAGCGGCCGGAGAACGCGATGCCGGCGCACCAAAGTGCCACCAGCAGCGCCGTCCAGAGCGCGAAGTTTCCGAGGAGGGTCATGCCTTCCTGGTGGCGAACTTGGCCTCGTAGCGCGAGCCGCACTTGGCGAGGACGTCGGTGGCGCGGATGACGCCGTCCCGTCCGAGCCGGCCCTCCACCACGACGTCGATGTCGTCGGCGTCGGTGAAGGTGTCGGGCACCAGGCCGTGATAGGTGACGGCGTAGGTCTTCACCCCATCCGACACCTTGAAGTCGATGGTGCGGCTCGCCTCGTCGCGGCGGACCGAGCCGGGCACCACCTTGGCGCCGACTTTGAAGCCCACGTTTTCGACGAAGGTGGGGTCGGCCTGGGTCTTGGCCGCGAGCTCGGTGGGCGTGAGGAAGTAGGTGCCGGTTTCCTTTACCCCTTCCGTAATGAGAAACCCGACGCTGCCCACGATGAGCAGCGCGCCGAGGAGAAACTTGTGCCCAGCCTTCATGAAGCGCTCCGGTGCAAGCACGGTAACCCAATATATAGAGAGCGGAGCCCCGGGGGCCTCACCCCTCAGCCGCGCGCCCATGCGAGCGCGGCCCCGACCGCGCGCTCCCAGGCGCTGAGGCGCGATGCCCGCTCGGCGTCTGTAATCCGGGGCTCGAAGCGGGTGAACCGCCGGCCTGCCTCGAACTGATCCACCGACTCCCAGATGCCGAGCGCGACGCCGGCGAGCCCGGCCGCGCCGAGCGCCGTTGTCTCGATGAGATCGGGACGCTCGGCGGGCAGGCCCAGCACGTCCGCCTGAAACTGCATCAGCCAGTTGTTGGCGGAGGCGCCGCCGTCCACCCTGAGCGCCGGAACGTCGAGCGGCGCATCTCCGGACCCGTCGGCCGCCATTGCGCGGAGCAGGTCGGCGCTGCTGTATGCCATCGCCTCGAGCGCCGCGCGCGCGAGGTGGGCGCGGGTGGTGCCGCGGGTGAGGCCGGTGATGGTGCCGCGTGCCGCCGGCTCCCAGTGGGGCGTGCCGAGGCCGACGAACGCCGGCACGAAGGTGACGCCGCCGGTGTCCTCGACGCTCCGGGCAAGCGCTTCGGTGTCGGCCGCGTGGGCGATGAGGCCGAGGCCGTCGCGCAGCCACTGCACCGCGGCGCCCGCTATGAAGACGCTCCCCTCGAGCGCGTACGCCGGCTCGCCGCGCGGTCCGCACGCTGCCGTCGCGAGGATTCCGGCGCCCGGAATCGGCAGCTCGGCGCCGCGATAGACCAGCAGGAAGGCGCCGGTGCCGTAGGTGTTCTTCGCGAGCCCCTCGGTGCAGCAGCCCTGGCCGTAGAGCGCAGCCTGCTGGTCGCCGGCCAAGCCCGCGATCGGGAGCGCCGCGCCGAGATGCTCGGGCTCCGTCTCACCGACGACGCCGGCCGACCGCACGATGCTGGGCAACAGCTCGCGCGGCACGCCGAAGAGGCGGAGCAGCTCGGGGTCCCACTCGCGCGCGGCGAGCCCGTAGAGCAGGGTGCGCGAGGCGTTGGTGTGGTCGGTGACGTGGGCGCGCCCGCCCGTGAGCCGCGCCACGAGCCAGCTCTCGACCGTGCCCCCCGCCAGCTCGCCCCGCTCGGCGCGGCGGCGGAGCGACGCGTCTCTCAAAAGCCACTCGAGCTTGGTGGCGGAGAAATAGGGATCGGCCACGAGCCCGGTGCGCTCGCGCAGCAGCGTCTCGGCGCCCGAATCCCGCAGCTCGCGGCAGCGCCCGGTGGTGCGGCGGTCCTGCCAGACGATCGCGGGTGCGACGGGTCGGAGGCTGCGGCGATCCCAGAGCACCACGGTTTCGCGCTGGTTGGTGATGCCGAGTCCGGCGGGCCGCTCGCCGCGGGCGCGGGCCTGGTCCATCGCCTCGCGCATCGCCTCGAGCGAGGAGCGGACGAGGTCATCGGGATCGTGCTCCACCCAGCCCGGCTCAGGGTAGTGCTGAGGGAATTCGCGGTAGCCGCGGCCGAGGACCGTCCCGTCCTGGTGCACGACGAGCGCGGTGGAACCGGTGGTGCCCTGGTCGAGGGCGAGGATGGAAGGCATCTCGCGACCGGCGTGCCGTCCGCTACGCCGGCGTCGTGTGCGCAACCTCGGCAATTGCGCCCGGCGCCAGCAGTCCCCGATCGGTAATGATTCCCGCCACCAGCTCGGCCGGCGTCACGTCGAATGCCGGGTTCCACACCGACACGCCGCTCGGTGCCGTCGGCCGGGCACCCCAGCACGTCACCTCGTCGGCCGCGCGCTCCTCGATCGGAATGTTCGCGCCGTCGGGCGTGGCGAGGTCCACCGTCGAGCTCGGCGCCGCCACGTAGAGCGGCACCCCGTGCGCCCGCGCGGCGAGCGCCAGCGCGTAGGTGCCGATCTTGTTCGCCACGTCGCCGTTGGCCGCGATCCGGTCCGCGCCCACGATGGCGCAGGCGACGTCCCCGCGCCTCAGCCGGCTCGCCACCATGTTGTCGGTGACGACGGTGCACGGAACCCCGGCGCGCGACAGCTCCCACGCGGTGAGCCGGCTCCCCTGGAGCAGCGGCCGGGTTTCCGGAACGATGACGCGCACCGAGCGCCCGGCCGCGTGTGCCGCGTAGATGGGCGCGAGCGCGGTGCCGATGCCGCCGGTCGCAAGCGCGCCGGCGTTGCAGACCGTGCACACGGTGGCGCCGTCGGGCACGAGCGGCAGACCGAGCTGCCCGATGCGGTCGCACATCGCGCGGTCCTCGTCCCAGATCGCCTGCGCCTCGTCGATGAGCGAGGCCCGAATTGCCGCGCCGTCGCCCGGCGTAGCGTGCGCCCGGCGCTGCGTCCGGTCGAGCGCCCAACGCAGGTTCACCGCGGTGGGTCGCGTGGCGGCCAGCGTACGGCACGCCTCGTCCACGCGGGCGAGCGCGTCGCTTCGGGCGATCTTCCGCTCGTCGAGCGCCTGCACCACTCCCATCGCCGCCGCGATGCCGATGAGCGGCGCCCCGCGGACGCGGAGCATGCGGATGGCCTCGGCCACATCCATCACTGAGGTGAGCTCGAGGTAGCGCTCCTCGGTCGGAAGGCGGGTCTGGTCGAGCAGGCGGATGCCGCGCGCGGCGGTCCACGCGATGGGGCGGATGGACGTCATGGCGAGAATCAAGATAGCGCGAATCCAGCGCTACGCGGCTAGTTCCGGCCGATCCGCGACGCAGCGGAGGAACGCGGCGAGCACGTCGGGCCGCCACCAGTGCGCCACCTCGCGCATGCGCGCGACCGCGTCGCGCGGGGCGAGCGCCGTGCGGCAGCTCCGCTCGCTGGTGAGTGCGTCGTACACGTCGGCGATGCAGACCATCTGCGCGTGCAGCGGAATCGCATCGCCGGCGAGACCGTCGGGATAGCCGCTGCCGTCGTACTTCTCGCGGTGCGAGCGGACGATCGGCGCGATCGGCCAGGGACAGTCGAGCCCCGCGAGACATTCGAGCCCCACATGGTGCAGGTGCGCGCCGATGCGGAGCGTCGCGCGGTCGGTGGCGTCGAGGCCGAGCGCGTCGGCCACGCGCAGCGCGTACGCCGCGACCCGCGCGCCATGGCCGGGGCCGCCGTCGCCGTCGGACGTGAGCGACGGATCGGCAAGCACGGCGGCAAGGTAGGCGTCCTCCAGCTCGCCCAGCGTGGCACGCAGGTCCGCCAGGTCACCGCGGGCGCCCACTCGCGAAAAGAGGCTGTGCGCCGAGGTGAGCAGCGCGAGCGCAGGGCGCGGCCGGCCGATCGAGCGGTACAGCACCGCAAGCTCGCGGGAGGCCTCGGCCTCGCTCAGGAGCGATCCGGTGCTGGCCGCCAGCTCGATGGCCGATTGCAGCCGCCACTCCGCCGCCGCGGCGCGCCCGGCGCTCGCCAGCACCATGCCGAGCACCTTGAACGCATCCGCCATGTCGAGCCGAGTGCCGAGCTCCTCGAAGATCCGGAGCGCACCCTCCGCTTGTCGCTGCGCCTCTTCCGGCTGGTCCAGCGCAAGGAGGGCCTCGGCGCCGTTCAACAGGCAGAGACCCTCGAGGTGACGGTCGGGCAGGGCGCGGGCGAGCGCCATGCTCCGCTCGTAGTGTCCCGCCGCCTCGCGCCAGCGCCGCTGGTCGGCGCAGACCATGCCGAGATTGTGCTCGACGATGGCGCACCCGCGGTTGGCGCCGGCTGCGCGATGGGCGGCGAGCGCACGAGCGTAGTGGCTCCGCGCCCCGTCGAGGTCGCCGCGAATGTTGGCGACGATGCCGAGGTTCTGCTCGATGCGCGCGCAGAGCTCGGCGCGGGCGCCGGCGAGCCGCGATGCCTGGCGAAAGCTCTCGTGCGCCGCGTCGACATCGCCGGCCTCGAGCTGCATGCCGCCGAGTGCGTTGAGCGCCTCGGCGCTCAGGAGGTCGTCGCCGAGCTGCCGCGCAACCTCGTGGCTCGCGCGACAGAGGCGGAGCGCTTCGGCTCGCTCGTTCGCGTGGTGGTGCACCACGGCGCGGCAGCGCATGGCTTCCGAGACGATCGCCAGGTTGCCCTCGCGCCGTGCGAGCGCCGCTGCGGCATCGTATCCCGCCGCCGCCTCCGTCAGGGCGCCATAATGCTCCCGGTCGCGCGCCTGGCGGAGCACGTCGGCGGCAACGGAGCCGCCCGCCCGCGGTGCATTGCGGGCGGGCGGGGGAACCGGTTGCGGGTTCATCGGACGGTCAACGGAAAGGCCGGAGGATCACCACGCGACCGCGTAGCGCGAGAAGTGCTCCACATCGGCGCTAACGTGGTGGGTGAGGAGATCGTCCGCCGAGATCAGATACGAGAGGATCCGGAGCAGGTCGCTGGTGTACGCGATCCGCTTCGGCAGCAGCTGGCCGAGGAGCGGGCAGTTGGCGTAGCTCATCGTGAGGCGCGCCGGATGACCGCCGGCGAAGTGCAGCCCCTCGGGCCCGAACTTGACGGAGTTCACGGTGCTCACCGGCGCCTCCGCCGTGATCAGCACCGGGGCGGTCAGCGCGCCGGCCGGAATCGTGAGCGCGTGCGGACCGACGTCGATCGTGCCGCCCGCCGGACCGATCGTCTGCTCGGTGTAGGCATACGGCAGCGGCTTGCACGCGAGCAGGCCGGCGCCGATGCCGGTGCCCAGCAGGCCGCCGCCGGCGCTGCCGAGCAGGTTGGATGGAGCGGCAGGCTCGGTCGGGGCCGTCGGCCCGTTCCCGGAGGAGCAGCTCACGACGGTCGCGAGCAGCGAGGCCAGCAGGAGAGCGGAGAGTGCGCGCGCGGACTTCATGAGAGGCTCCGGGTTCGGGTGAATGCCATGCGACGGTACCACGGCGCGGATCAATCCGGCCGTCGCCCGATCCCACACCTCGCGCGC includes:
- a CDS encoding tetratricopeptide repeat protein, which encodes MNPQPVPPPARNAPRAGGSVAADVLRQARDREHYGALTEAAAGYDAAAALARREGNLAIVSEAMRCRAVVHHHANERAEALRLCRASHEVARQLGDDLLSAEALNALGGMQLEAGDVDAAHESFRQASRLAGARAELCARIEQNLGIVANIRGDLDGARSHYARALAAHRAAGANRGCAIVEHNLGMVCADQRRWREAAGHYERSMALARALPDRHLEGLCLLNGAEALLALDQPEEAQRQAEGALRIFEELGTRLDMADAFKVLGMVLASAGRAAAAEWRLQSAIELAASTGSLLSEAEASRELAVLYRSIGRPRPALALLTSAHSLFSRVGARGDLADLRATLGELEDAYLAAVLADPSLTSDGDGGPGHGARVAAYALRVADALGLDATDRATLRIGAHLHHVGLECLAGLDCPWPIAPIVRSHREKYDGSGYPDGLAGDAIPLHAQMVCIADVYDALTSERSCRTALAPRDAVARMREVAHWWRPDVLAAFLRCVADRPELAA
- a CDS encoding heme lyase CcmF/NrfE family subunit encodes the protein MTLLGNFALWTALLVALWCAGIAFSGRWRDRPELARAVTRSVYAVLLCLLVASVSLWKGLISHDFNIEYVASYTSRNLPPYYIVSAFWAGQKGSLLFWAVVLSIFASAAQFLTSRRYADLLPYVAGVTSSVVAFFVSVMIFAANPFARLAFTPADGRGLNPQLQNVGMVIHPPMLYLGYISITIPFAFAVAALLSRRLDTGWLHAIRKWTLVSWLFLSIGITLGMWWAYVELGWGGYWAWDPVENASLLPWLTMTAFLHSVMIQEKRGMLKRWNLGLIIGTFLLSVFGTFITRSGVISSVHSFTQSNVGYFFLAFLVAAAVLSFTLLYTRWPLLEAEVQLDSVVSREAAFLFNNLLLVGIAFSVLWGTLFPILSEAVRGTKITVGAPFFNRVNVPLGLLLLALTGVGPLIAWRKASLNNLRRQFVAPGLAGLATLAAFLAAGMRDPYPLIALALAGFVAGTVVQEFWRGVRARVRIHAEAAPVALVRLIGRNRRRYGGYIVHVGILIYFVAFAGMAFKQEREATLKPGQSVDVRSPFGYTYRFTHMGVSQYEALNRVVSAATVEVSRDGKRIGLITSEKRQYVDGLKRPTFEPSTEVGIRSGLREDLYVVFAGSVNGSEEAVYRFNVNPLVWWVWFGGFVLAFGGIVTMWPGGGPTIQARPRRAPVQAGYEVALAGEAR
- the glpK gene encoding glycerol kinase GlpK, whose product is MPSILALDQGTTGSTALVVHQDGTVLGRGYREFPQHYPEPGWVEHDPDDLVRSSLEAMREAMDQARARGERPAGLGITNQRETVVLWDRRSLRPVAPAIVWQDRRTTGRCRELRDSGAETLLRERTGLVADPYFSATKLEWLLRDASLRRRAERGELAGGTVESWLVARLTGGRAHVTDHTNASRTLLYGLAAREWDPELLRLFGVPRELLPSIVRSAGVVGETEPEHLGAALPIAGLAGDQQAALYGQGCCTEGLAKNTYGTGAFLLVYRGAELPIPGAGILATAACGPRGEPAYALEGSVFIAGAAVQWLRDGLGLIAHAADTEALARSVEDTGGVTFVPAFVGLGTPHWEPAARGTITGLTRGTTRAHLARAALEAMAYSSADLLRAMAADGSGDAPLDVPALRVDGGASANNWLMQFQADVLGLPAERPDLIETTALGAAGLAGVALGIWESVDQFEAGRRFTRFEPRITDAERASRLSAWERAVGAALAWARG
- a CDS encoding cytochrome c maturation protein CcmE, translating into MKAGHKFLLGALLIVGSVGFLITEGVKETGTYFLTPTELAAKTQADPTFVENVGFKVGAKVVPGSVRRDEASRTIDFKVSDGVKTYAVTYHGLVPDTFTDADDIDVVVEGRLGRDGVIRATDVLAKCGSRYEAKFATRKA
- the mtnA gene encoding S-methyl-5-thioribose-1-phosphate isomerase; the protein is MTSIRPIAWTAARGIRLLDQTRLPTEERYLELTSVMDVAEAIRMLRVRGAPLIGIAAAMGVVQALDERKIARSDALARVDEACRTLAATRPTAVNLRWALDRTQRRAHATPGDGAAIRASLIDEAQAIWDEDRAMCDRIGQLGLPLVPDGATVCTVCNAGALATGGIGTALAPIYAAHAAGRSVRVIVPETRPLLQGSRLTAWELSRAGVPCTVVTDNMVASRLRRGDVACAIVGADRIAANGDVANKIGTYALALAARAHGVPLYVAAPSSTVDLATPDGANIPIEERAADEVTCWGARPTAPSGVSVWNPAFDVTPAELVAGIITDRGLLAPGAIAEVAHTTPA